Proteins from a genomic interval of Rosa chinensis cultivar Old Blush chromosome 2, RchiOBHm-V2, whole genome shotgun sequence:
- the LOC112188543 gene encoding transcription factor bHLH94 isoform X1 gives MTLEAVVFQPDPFSCGNGLEGSRSWDHGFGFGGDDDQQEKGYAQHDMLNNGNIVGQGLMGYCSPSQVRMQSVNTGNSNSTPETCTGNFNFNNSFSSPMATTGRRKRRRTRNIKNKEEVETQRITHIAVERNRRKLMNDYLAALRSMMPASYAQRGDQASIIGGAINFVKELEQLLQSLEVGRRTKQSHLDLASIFSNFFTFPQYSTCSSTNTHGHGHSEYMNNNLVHPHEIMGEKRSGAIADVEVTMVESHANIKVLLKRHPRQLLKMVVGLHSLRLMILHLNVTTMDSMILYSFSVKNDDEQVEDNSQLTSMNDIAADVYEMVGRIQEEAQFLLQ, from the exons atgacgTTAGAAGCTGTGGTGTTCCAGCCAGACCCATTTAGCTGTGGAAATGGTCTGGAAGGAAGTAGATCTTGGGACCATGGCTTTGGTTTCGGAGGAGATGATGATCAACAAGAAAAAGGCTACGCTCAACATGATATGCTCAACAATGGTAATATTGTAGGGCAAGGCCTTATGGGGTACTGTTCACCGTCACAGGTGAGAATGCAAAGTGTCAACACCGGCAACTCTAATTCCACGCCTGAAACCTGCACTGGCAACTTCAACTTCAACAATTCTTTCTCTAGCCCGATGGCCACCACAGGCCGGAGAAAGAGGCGGCGCACGAGAAACATCAAGAACAAGGAAGAGGTGGAGACTCAGAGGATTACCCACATTGCTGTTGAACGCAATCGGAGGAagctcatgaatgactatctggCCGCATTGCGCTCTATGATGCCTGCTTCCTATGCCCAAAGG GGTGACCAAGCATCAATCATAGGAGGAGCCATAAATTTTGTGAAGGAGCTTGAGCAACTTCTGCAATCTTTAGAAGTCGGTAGAAGAACCAAACAATCACACTTGGATTTGGCCTCCATATTCTCCAACTTCTTTACCTTCCCTCAGTACTCGACCTGTTCGAGTACTAACACCCACGGCCATGGCCATAGCGAGTACATGAACAACAACTTGGTGCATCCCCACGAGATAATGGGGGAGAAGCGGTCGGGGGCAATTGCAGATGTGGAAGTAACAATGGTAGAAAGTCATGCGAACATTAAAGTGCTTTTGAAAAGACACCCAAGACAGCTCTTAAAGATGGTGGTTGGGTTGCACTCTCTGCGTCTTATGATCCTTCACCTTAATGTCACAACTATGGATAGCATGATCCTCTACTCTTTCAGCGTCAAG AATGATGATGAACAGGTTGAAGATAATTCTCAGTTGACCTCAATGAATGATATTGCAGCTGATGTGTATGAAATGGTGGGAAGGATTCAAGAAGAGGCCCAGTTTTTACTTCAATAA
- the LOC112188543 gene encoding transcription factor bHLH94 isoform X2, translating into MTLEAVVFQPDPFSCGNGLEGSRSWDHGFGFGGDDDQQEKGYAQHDMLNNGNIVGQGLMGYCSPSQVRMQSVNTGNSNSTPETCTGNFNFNNSFSSPMATTGRRKRRRTRNIKNKEEVETQRITHIAVERNRRKLMNDYLAALRSMMPASYAQRGDQASIIGGAINFVKELEQLLQSLEVGRRTKQSHLDLASIFSNFFTFPQYSTCSSTNTHGHGHSEYMNNNLVHPHEIMGEKRSGAIADVEVTMVESHANIKVLLKRHPRQLLKMVVGLHSLRLMILHLNVTTMDSMILYSFSVKVEDNSQLTSMNDIAADVYEMVGRIQEEAQFLLQ; encoded by the exons atgacgTTAGAAGCTGTGGTGTTCCAGCCAGACCCATTTAGCTGTGGAAATGGTCTGGAAGGAAGTAGATCTTGGGACCATGGCTTTGGTTTCGGAGGAGATGATGATCAACAAGAAAAAGGCTACGCTCAACATGATATGCTCAACAATGGTAATATTGTAGGGCAAGGCCTTATGGGGTACTGTTCACCGTCACAGGTGAGAATGCAAAGTGTCAACACCGGCAACTCTAATTCCACGCCTGAAACCTGCACTGGCAACTTCAACTTCAACAATTCTTTCTCTAGCCCGATGGCCACCACAGGCCGGAGAAAGAGGCGGCGCACGAGAAACATCAAGAACAAGGAAGAGGTGGAGACTCAGAGGATTACCCACATTGCTGTTGAACGCAATCGGAGGAagctcatgaatgactatctggCCGCATTGCGCTCTATGATGCCTGCTTCCTATGCCCAAAGG GGTGACCAAGCATCAATCATAGGAGGAGCCATAAATTTTGTGAAGGAGCTTGAGCAACTTCTGCAATCTTTAGAAGTCGGTAGAAGAACCAAACAATCACACTTGGATTTGGCCTCCATATTCTCCAACTTCTTTACCTTCCCTCAGTACTCGACCTGTTCGAGTACTAACACCCACGGCCATGGCCATAGCGAGTACATGAACAACAACTTGGTGCATCCCCACGAGATAATGGGGGAGAAGCGGTCGGGGGCAATTGCAGATGTGGAAGTAACAATGGTAGAAAGTCATGCGAACATTAAAGTGCTTTTGAAAAGACACCCAAGACAGCTCTTAAAGATGGTGGTTGGGTTGCACTCTCTGCGTCTTATGATCCTTCACCTTAATGTCACAACTATGGATAGCATGATCCTCTACTCTTTCAGCGTCAAG GTTGAAGATAATTCTCAGTTGACCTCAATGAATGATATTGCAGCTGATGTGTATGAAATGGTGGGAAGGATTCAAGAAGAGGCCCAGTTTTTACTTCAATAA